A region of the Peredibacter starrii genome:
TTGTCCTCTTTTGCGAGCTTATCAATGACCTCATAGTCTTCTGGGTAATTTTGAAAGCCACCGCCCGCATCGATCACACTCGTGACACCAAGACGATTTAGCTCGCGCATGAAGTGTTGAGTTGAATTGATCTGATACTCAAGAGGGAGCTTTGGGCCTTTTGCTAATGTCGCATACAGGATCAAGGCATTAGGCTTTGCCAGTAGCATTCCGGTTGGATTGCCTTTCGAGTCCTTTTCAATCATTCCACCCGGAGGATTAGGCGTGTCTTTATCAAAACCACAAACTTTCAATGCGGCACGATTAAGTAAAGCGCGGTCATATAAATGAAGAATAAAGACGGGAGTATCTGGCGAAGCTTCATTGATCTCTTCCAAGGTCGGAAGACGCTTTTCTCTGAACTGATGAGCGGTAAAGCCACCAACCACTCTAACCCACTGTGGAGCTGGAGTAACGCGTGCTTGTTCTTTAAGCATTCGGAGGGCATCGGCCAGAGACTCTAAGCCGTCCCAACGAAGTTCCATATTATAATTCAGTCCACCACGGATGACGTGAATGTGAGAATCAATAAGTCCAGGAACCACACGCTTCTTATGAAGATCAATTTTTTGTGTTGATGCTTCGGCAAGCTCCATGACTTCTTTGTCACTGCCGACTTTAATGATCTTTCCACCGAGTGTTGCAACTGCAGTTGCTTCACGCTTAGAAGGATCCATTGTTGTTACTAATCCATTATAAAAAATTTTATCTGCTTTCATTCGAGTTTCTCCAGGGAGATTATCATACCCGGAAATGAAGTTATTCGTCGACAAAACTTCCTTCTGCCAGAGCAGAGATATAACGAATTTGTTTTAACTTTTGAGTAGGATTATTAAGCTCTAAAATTGTTCGACGAGCATATTTTTCTTCAAGCTGAGCGACTTCCCTTCTGAATTCATCTTCTGATTGTGGCGTCAATTGAAAGAACTGCAGCATAAGAGCAGAACCTTTCTTATTCATAAGATTGTCTTTAAAAAGTTTTGTGACCCAGTCTCGAAGGAGTTCAGTCATAAACGTGCCTTCAAACTTCCACCGAATGGGTCTCATCTTCGGAACTCTTAGAGAATCTTCAGCACCAAATTGTACTAACCCCAATCGATCTAAGCGTAGTAGAATTTTATTAATATCGTCCTTATCCATCTCAAGTTTTTGCATAACTTCATCAACAGACTTTCTCTCGTAAACTAACAACCAATAAACCACGAAAGACTTCTTATCTTTTAAAAAGTGTTGTTGCTGGGCCTCATGAAAAGTAAATGTCTGAACGTTTTGTTCTTCTGCATTCTTAATCACCCCAAAAACCGAAAGACCCATGGCCTGACAGATCATATTAATGCGATTGAAAGACCCATCATCCGCATTGAACCACTTTTTGAGGGTCGATTCCGGCAGATCCATTTGCCGGGCAAGCTCGGCATAAGAGGTATTTTGTCTTCTCAGAGCTTTTTTAAGCTCTGCCATCACTAATTCATAGCTAACGTTGGCCATTTTGGGTCCTTTTGTAATAAATAGTACCAGAATTTGGATCTTTTATAAACGGTATTGGTATATTTTTACGCATGGTGCAGGATTTCGGTATGACTAGCTCACAAACCTACTTAAAGATCAAAAAGGACCCCATGTATCTCCTTAGGGTCTATCTCATTGAGATGGTGGTTTTTGCGTTACTCATCTCGATACTCTACTTTGTTCGCGACTTAAATTCAGTAAACCTATCCCTGGGTTTAGCGGTGTTGCCAGTGGCCCTCGTATTCGGATGTATGGTGGCCTCGTTTATTCACAACGCCTCACATGGGAACGTAAGTAATAAATTTATAAACCGAGCTGTGGGAGAATTTTGTGGAACGTGGGTTCTTTATGGATTTACAAATTTTATTCTCGTTCACCTCCTCCACCATCAGTACTCTGATGATGAACTTGATCCAGTGAATCCTAAGGGAATGAGCTTCCTTAAATTCCTATCAGCACCTATGCGCTATATGATCGTGGTGGCAAAGAAGTATCTTTTTATTCAGCATGGCCAGACGAAGAATTATATTTTCATCATGAATACTCAGACGGTAGTATTTCATCTGAATCTCGTGCTGAAGCTGACGTTTTGGTACCTATTATTTGGAAAAACATTGTTCTTGTTCTTCTACGTTCCGGCCTTCTTAAGTAACGTAGCGATTCTTGCTCACATTAATTATGTTTGTCACCGTGACCTGGAAGACGGGACGGTTGAGATGGTGAACTTAAATCACAACCTCTACTACAAGGTCGCTAATTACATTACGTTCGGGGGTTACTTTCATAAGAGCCATCACATGAGGCTTAACGTTTTTAACCCAATGAAACTCGCCCAGGAGACCCTTCCAACTCATAAGGCTGCCGCTTATAATGGTAACTTTATCGCTCGATATTTTGATCTTCACAACATTTGGGGTGAAGGACAAAAAAACAAAGTGTAACATTAATTCATGGCCAATAAGAACAGACGATCCGCCTTCACCAAGGCCCTATCATTTGTTGATCTCTCAAAAATTCCCGGACCTCGAGGAATTGATTATTTCCATTACGTTCAATTCTTTCAGCGAGACATTCTCGGAGCATTCACAAAGGTAAATCGTGATTATGGAGACATCGGCAGTTTCCCGTGGCCCATGAATTCCATCATTATCTATTCTCCGGAATTTGCTCGCAGAGTATTAGTGGAAAATCATAAGAGTTATATCAAGGGCGAACAGATTGAAGAACTTCGGGCCGTAGTTGGAAATGGTCTTGCCACTAACAATGATTACGAATCTTGGCTAAGAATTAGAACAATCATTGCTAAAGAATTTAATGCCAAGGCGATTCAAAGCTTCAATAAAAACTTTGAGAGGCTTTGTCTTGAGCATATTTCAGGATGGAGCGGCAAAAGTGAGATGGATGTCTGTGAAGAGATGAAGTTTCTCACCTTCAAAATCGCTTGCGATACTTTACTCGGGGTCAGTCTTAGTAAAGAAGACGCCCATAAAGTAAATGAGGCAGTTCACTTCACGTCACTTGTCACCTACGAGAGGATCTTTCAATTCTTCCCAGTTCCTTATTGGGTACCTACTAAGAAGAATGAAGCATTTCATCGTCATTATAAAAATTTAAGCACCATCGTGAATAAATTGATTCTTCAAGAAAAAGGACGACAAAACTCTCATCCTTCAAGCGTTCTTGAAAGACTGGTTCACGCCGTTGATCCAGAAACCAAAGACCGCTTAAGTGATGATGAGCTTCACGATGAGATTTTAACCATGCTGCTTGCAGGACACGAGACCTCGGCCCACTCGCTTACCTGGACAATTGGTCTTTTGGCCAAGCATCAAGAAATTCAGGAGAAATTGCACAAACTAATTTCCGAGAACTCACTCGAGAATATTCCTTACCTTCAATGGATCATCATGGAATCCATGCGTCTTTATCCGTCATTTCCGGTACTATCCAGAAAGACCGCCGAGACTGATACACTTGGCCCTTATACCATCCCTAAAAATACAAATGTGGTAATTCCGATTTATGTGATCCAAAGAAACCAAGAGAACTTTGCAGATGCCCTAACATTTAATCCCGAACGATTTGCTTCTGCGGAAACTCAAAAGTCATTTGCCTATCTGCCATTCTCAAAAGGTCCTCGAAAATGTATCGCTGAGGCATTTGCCATGAGCGAGATGGCGATCATTCTCTATCAATTAATTAAACATTTTTCTTTCGAACTCATTCATACTGACCTTCCTCAAGAGGTGGCCTCTGTCAGCTTAAAACCGGTTGGCGGTATGAATGTTCGTGCGATAAAGCGCAAATAAGCATAAAATAGCTCCATGCTAAAGTTCATTCGTCAGATAAAAAGTGCCCTTTCAAGTGATCTCACTCCTTCAGATCTAGCGACTCATTTATCTGAGTTGGATCCCAAATATACTTTCAAAGAAAGAATGGTCGCCCTTGGCCTTATTATGGACTGGATACGCTTACCGGTTAAGTCTCCTCCACCAGAAGGAGTTCCAAGCTATGTCCACTCGCGGGATCTAAGATTTAAATTCTTGTTCCAGTTTCTTGAGCGTCATCCTGAAGAGGCCCAGCATCTGGCAAGTACTCTCCAGGAGCTTATGGTTCCAGGGGGAGCTGTTGGACTATATTGTTTAATTGGAATTTCAGAGAAACCTGGATTCTTTGTAGAGCTAACCAATCGTATGGTTCAAAATTCTCTACCAGATACTTTTACTGAAAAAGACATTTCGGAAACTTTCAAGAATCTATTTGCTGCGGAAGAAGACGCCATCTGGATAGAAACTTCCTTTAAAAATATCCTACCTGCTTTTGAAGAGTTTGCTCATAAAAACTCAATTAGCTTCGATGCAGTTAAAAACGATCGTATCGAGGCCATGATTATTCTTGGTGCAAAGATTGCGTCACTTGGTACCGACCAAGACATTCGTCGAAGACTCGACAAGAAGCGTTTCACAGATTCAAGCTTTCTCCGTCTGAACCGCGCGATTAACCGTGAACAAAGAGATGATGAGCTCATTTTGAGGGAAGTATCTGCTTCCCGCCTGGATCTCCAAACTATTCGCAATAATATCGAAGCGACCGGAGTTTCGGTGGACCTCATCTTTAAGCTCGAGAAGATCAGCTCGATCCTCGATCGTATTGAGATGCTCATCTATCTTGAAAGAGAAGCGGGCCCAGTCATGACGGGGCAGTTTATCGGTCGTCTGGTCCGTGATGAACTAAAAAGTCGCAGTGTGAATGACTATATCCGTGAGAACCTTCATCTCTTAACCAGAAAAATTGTTGAGCGGGCCGGAGAAAAAGGGGATCACTATATCGCGACCACAAAGGATGAGAAGCGGACCCTGTTTATCGCCGCTGCCTTGGCTGGTATTCTCACAACTTTCACGGCCGTAGTGAAATTTTATATCGGGGCCTTCCACTTACCTTTATTCTTCGAAGGTTTCTTTTTCTTTGTTAACTATGCTTTCGGTTTCCTGGCCATGCAGAAATGGCATCTGGCCCTTTCAAGTAAACAGCCGGCCTATCTCGCTTCTGCCCTTTCAAGAAAGTTTGAATCTTTCATGAAAACAAAAGAATTAGATGAAGTGACCTCTGAAGTAAAAAAGATTGTTAACTCCCAATTACTGACGACTTTCGGAAACCTATTACTGGTTATTCCTGTTACCATTGCGGTTGATTGGGCATGGGTCTATCTCTTTGGTCATCATATTATGACTGCAGACTATGCGGCCTCTACGATTGATAAGCATAATATCTTTACCAGTCTCACTATCCCATTTGCTATTCTTACAGGCGTCTGTTTATGGCTCTCAAGTGTGGTAGCAGGATGGGTTGAGAACTGGCTTGTTTTTAGAGAAATACCAGAGGCGATCAGAAATAATACTCTTCTTAAGAATGCTTTCGGAAAAGTACATGTAAATTCCATGGCCGATCAATTCGCCGCTACCATGGGCGGGATTGCGGGTAATACGTCGATTGCATTTTTATTGGCGACGCCAATCATTATCGGTAAGTTTTCTGGTCTGCCCCTTGATATTCGCCACGTGACTCTTGCGACCGGTACCATCACACTCGCTCTTAATAGTATGGAATGGGATTTTCTGAGAGACTGGCCGACCATGCTGAATATGGTTTTAAGTGTCCTTACAATTGGCTTCTTCAATTTTACAGTGAGTTTTTATTGCTCGATCCGAATGGCGGCAATGGCGAGAAATGTTGATTCTCGTTATCTTAAAATCATTTTTAAGTATTCATTCAGGAAGCGCACTAGACCATTGGCAGGACAACAGTAAAGGTTGTGCCCTTCCCAATTTCACTGCTCACGTTGATTGATCCATTGTGGGCTATGACAATTTGTCGTGTGATATAAAGGCCAAGTCCTAGACCACTCACCTCGTGATAAGCGATTGCCCGTTCAAATTGTTCGAAAATTCTTTCAACATCTTTAGGTGCAATACCGCGACCTTGATCTGTCACCATAAGCTTCACACGATTATCCTCTTCAATCAGACGAACGCTAATGGGTTTATTGTTTCCGTACTTCATGGCATTGGTCAGAAGGTTAGTAAAAACCTGCTCTAAACGGAAGCGATCCCAGTTTCCAACCAACTCAGAAGGAGCATCTAATGACACTTCCGAGCCGGTCTCTTGGATCTGAGGTGTGAAACGATTCAGGACCTCATTTAACATCAAGGTCATGTTGAATTTTGAAGGCTGAAGATTGAATTTCCCTGTTCTTAAACGGGAAACATCCAACATGTCATCAACAAGTCTTACCAGGTGATTCAGCTGCATTTCATCATCCATAGTCATGCTATGAATTTTTTCAGGCGTAAATCGGGCGATCTCACCTTTGTCGATGTAGCGCTTACGTAACTGGAACTGAAGCTTCAGTGATGTCAGCGGAGTTTTTAATTCATGAGAAGCAACTGATAAGAATTCATCACGGATATTTACCGCTTTTTGAAGTTCTTCACGAGCAAACTTCAAATCATGAATGTCCGTGGCCGTACCAAACCACTGAACAACTTTGCCGTCTATGTCTAAAAGCGGCACACATCTTTCAAGATACCAACGGTAATTCCCTTTTCTATCTCTTAAGCGGTATTCACCGGTATATGTACGGTGTTCACTCAGGGCCTCACGACAGTTATGCATCACGAGAGGTTTATCATCAGGGTGAATATAATCTGTAAACTTCACCGTTTTGGGATCTTGCGGAGTCATTCCAATAAAGGTCCACCAACGAGCATTGTAGAACTGGCATTCGCCATTAGCATCCAGAACGAAAACGATTTGAGGCATCGAATTCGCAAGTCTTTTCATCTTCGTTTCACTTTCTTCAGCATGTATACGTTCATGAATTTGATAACGAAGATTAACAATCATCTCGTTGATTGAGTTTGCAAGCTGCCCCAATTCGTCTTTTGAATTGACCTCAACATACTCACTGAAGTTCCCTTTCCCCACCTCGGTCGTCACAAAGTTAAACTGCTTAAGAGCGCGAGTAAGACTGCTACTGAATGAGAAGGTCAGAAGAACAACTGAACCTTGAATCAAAATGACAGATGTGACCAGAAGCCACAGTATGACATTTTCTAACCAACGAGAGGCGGCACCTATTTTTTTGGAGAATTCAGTCTCGACGGCGGTAAAATTATCATTTAAATCAGAAATTCTCTCCAGAATGACATTAAATTCTTTCGGTGAATACTCTCCACTCTGGCGATACTTATTATAGATCTCTTTACCAAGTGACTCCATCTCATCAATGTAAACATCACCCTTTCTCCATGCCTTCACCGCCTGAACGAGATGCTGTTCCTGATGAAAACGTCGGTAGAACTTGATCACTTCAGGAATGTCATCTGGGTGAACCTTACCTCGAATAAGTCCGTCGGCCGCGATCTTAGGATTCATGTGTCTCTTCTCCATTTCAAGACGAGCACGCTGATCTCCAAGTGGGACATCAATTCTTTCAAGATAGATGCGATAGAATTTTACATCTTTGGTGATGAGATAATTTTGAAGTGCAGAGAGAGAATCCTTCTGACCTTTTGACCAGTCACTTTCGCCCGCAACGAATGCACGTACTGCACTCATTGTTTTTAAGGCGAAGACCAGCATGATCACCACAACGGCAATCATCAACCCCATGAAGCCAATGACTCCAAAAAGTTTTTTAGATACTGAGAGATTTTTCCACCATTTCATTTGTATAAGCTTATCGGTTTCAGAGGGAATTACATGAAAATCTACGCTGTGAACATAGATTTCATATAGCCTTAAGAATAAGAAATCTTAAGGATGTTTTTTTTTCATTCTTCTTAGAGGAAACGATGAAGTTTTAGTCTTGAGGTATATTGCTAATGGCAGTCAGTTTGCCTCTCACTTCTGAGTTCCATGTAGATCTCATAGTAGCGGTAAGAAGCGGGTTCATTTGCACCCGCTTTATGGTCCGGTTTCAGAGTGAGACAACCTGTTTTTAGAAGAAGATTCCAGAGGCCCGGCGTTTGATCCAGCTTTGCTCGGAGCGCTCTTTTAATAAGGTCATAGTGATAAGCAGAACCTTCAGCATGATCAACGTAATCGAAGAAGTGTTCTCCCCAATTAACAAATTTTAGATTGAATTGAGAATAGATCTTGTTTGCAAGATTTCCAGCGTTCTTGGCATCAGTTCCGATCATGTTCTCCACTTCCGCACGAGTGAAGGCCCATTGTTTGATCTGAAAACGAGAATCATTAGAGATGGCCGGATCAGGATATTTAATCGACTGCCACAGTCCTTCGACTGAAGCGAATCGTTTGCCATCAAGAATGAATGGAGTTGCACCAAAATTTGAAAAAATGCCTAATTCGGTTCTTTTAGAAAGAATGACTTCACCGGATTTAGCGTCTTGCGGGAGAATTTCCCAACTAGCAGCTTCGGAGCGAGGAACTTCAACCCACCATTCACGAGGATAGGTCTCGGCCAGAGTGATGAAAGGGACTAAAAGAACGAGAATTAGAAGTGCTTTCATGCTTTGAAACTAGCATTGTGAGCACAAATAAGAAACCCCGCCGAAGCGGGGTTTTATGAGCGATTAAGCTTCGCGAATGACGTACTTATCTTTACCTTCATCCACCATCTCTTTAAGTTCTTTACCAACTTTAAAGAATGGAACTTTCTTTGGACTTACCTTCACAACTTTACCAGTCTTCGGGTTACGACCTTCATAAGCTTTATAATTACGATTTGCGAATGAACCGAAACCTCTGATTTCAATTCGTTCATCGTCGAATAGTGCCTGAATCATGCTATCAAAACAGATGTTCACGATCTTCTCTGCTTGATGATGAGGAAGGTTTGCTTGTTTTTCAATCACGGCAATCAAATCAGCTTTAGTCATTGTCCACTCCTGTTACGGGACTATCATATTTGTATGATTTTGAGAGCTTATCGGTCACCCGAAAAATTAATTTAGTATCTGCCTCAAGGTATGGGCGATTTTTTTCTAAATAAGAATCCCTCATCTTCCCTAAGTATAAGAAATTATTGCACAGTGTGCAATAAACTCAAGTGGAATTTCGGTTAAGCGTAGAATTGTTTAAGGAAACCCAAAATAGACTCGATAAGTCGTTGAGGAATAAGGAATATGGACTCGCGATTTAATAAATTTTTACAAATTCTGACCCTGCTTGCGCTAAGCGCAATCATGGTGGCCTGTCAGGACACTATTCCTAAGCGTTCCCTTATTACCCCAGGTTCTTCAACTGACAAGCCTACCTGTACGGACGTTCCTGAGGAAGTGACCGAAGATCTTCCTAAGTGTGATGACGATACTCCTACTCGTCCAACGGGTGCCATTTACTTCAAATCTGATTTTTGTGCCTGTAAAGATTCAAAACCTGTGAGTTACGGTAACTGCTCTTCTTTCTGTGCCGGTAAAAATACTAGCGGTGCAGAGACCTTCTTTGCGAACTTCACAGTCACTGAAGACATTTCATTAAGTGGACTAGGTAACGTATACGCCTGGTGTACGACTCCATTCTCAACTGATACAGCAAACCCAGAATGTAAATTAGAAGCAAAAGATGATCAGGGTAACATTACCTATGTTGCCGTTGATAATATTCTCAACTCGAACTCAATTAAGGCCAATATTCAAGATGACCTTGCTTACGACAAGACCTACGTTCTGACTCTGGTAGAGATGACTTCTAAAGCAAGATCAAACTCCATTCAGATGGTGAAGTTCTCAACTGATGTGAGCTCACCGACTCTTGGTCCTTTAAAAAATGCTCCGATTTCTCAGTACACTTGTATGGTGCGTGAGTTCTCTACCGACGATTCGACTGGTGATATCTATTATGATCAGGCCTATCGTATGCATTTCTACTTCATTCCTCGGATGCCGCCGACACCAATTCCGGCCGGTAACTCGAACCTGATCTGTCACGATATCTTCAATCCTCTTTATGGAGCGGTTGATAGTGAACTATATCCTCGTTTTGAAACGATCCCAGGTGTGTTTAACCTTTGGGACACAACTGATCCACGTTTCTACGATAACAACGGTTCTGGTGGTATCGACGTAAACGAACTCATCATTCAGAAGACGAGAAACTTCGGCGGTACTGTTCCTACTGGAACTAACTTCTTCGCCACTTTCTCTTGGCCGGGTTCACCGACTCTTTCTGAAGACGCTGGTAATACAACGAATACGACTCAGCCTCTGGGTTACTATATGGCCCCTTGGATTGATCAATCGACGTACAAGTCATATTGCTTGAACTCTACTCACTACAATAGCTCAAACCCGCTCTTCAAAGCGATGAGAGACATTATTGAAGTGGATACTGAAGGTCTTTATATTGGTGAAAAAGCGGCCGAAACTGTGACTGACAGTAACGGTAATACGACCACTGGTTTCAAAGACTACATCCTTATCCGTGAAACTGATCTGAAAGCAGTATGGTTCTATTTAAAGAGTAACGTTCCAACAGCTCCAACTGATGATAACGTTGCCAACAATGCCGTTTATTTCTATTACCCACTTAATAAGGCCTCGCCTTTCGTGAAGACCTCTACTCAGAGAATCTTCCGAGTTCGTGGTGCGAATGAATTGGGGAACAGTAACGTTTCTTCGGGTGGTTCTACTTCGACTGGTAGTACGACTTCTTATCCGCCACACGACCGTAAAATCGGATGTGTTCCTAAGTTCTAGATATAGTTCCCTACCACTCTTAAAAGCGGATCGAGTTCCTCTTTGAAGGTCTGGTAAAAAACTGTGACACAAATGCAGACGATCACAATATTGATCGCAATTGCGGCCAGGATCTCCTTCCAACCAACCCATTCCACCGGAACGAAAAAGCGTTTAAAGAGATATCCCATAATCACAATACCGATCCAAAGGTAGAAGTAATACTTGAGATCGTCCTTACGCAGGAAGATCCCCATCAGGGCCGGCAAAGCATCCTTATCCATTAGGACATCGGCCAGGAAGTCTAAAACTTTCGGACTCTCTAACAGGAACGGCCCCAGGGCATTGTCCTTGGCCTTATCGAGGATCAGTTCCTTCACCCTCTCCCTCGGCATCTGACGAATTGGTGAGTCCACCAGAATTTTGCGAACGATCTTCACCACTTTCTCGTCTAGTAACGAAGCAGCAGTAATGTTCTCGTGGCCCAATTTCTTGAGCTCTTCAATGGCATTATAAGTATTGTTTTGGAGATTTTGTCGGGTCTCCTCGAGCTTGACCGCCATTTCTGTTTGTTTACGGCGTTGGGCCTCAAGATCCCGGAGGTGCTTATCTTCATCTTCCTGGCCGAGGCCAGGAAGTGAAAATAAGAAGAAAATTAAGAGGAGAAATTTCACGCCGCTTTTTTAGCAACTAACTTTTCGTAGATAACAGTCATCGGAATAGCGATGAAGATTGTCGAGTAAACACCAAGGATTACCCCAATAGTCATGGCGAAGAAGAAGTCGTGAATTACTGAACCGCCAAGGAACAACATAACAAGTGATACACCAAGAACCGTCATAGACGTGATGATGGTACGAGACATTGTTTCATTAAGAGCGCGGTTAACTGTTTCAGCTGTAGAAAGCCCTGGATGAGAAACTTCAATCTCACGAACACGGTCATAAATTACAACGGTATCGTTTACTGAGTAACCAATAATCGCCAGAAGTGCGGCCACGATTTGAAGCGAGAACTCTTTTTGAGTCAGGATGAAAGCACCAATGATGATGGTTACGTCGTGAATAAGGGCCGCAATCGCACCAGGAGCAAACTTGTAATCGAAACGAAGAGCTAGGTAGATCATGATCGCGAGGATCGCCCAGGCAAGAGCTTTGAACGCTGACGTTCTAAGTTCAGCACCTGCTTTTGGACCTACGATATCGTTTTTAAGGATTTCGTAAGAATTTTCACCGTACTTCTCATTAAGAACTGTACTTACTTGAGTTGAGACAGCATTCAGGTCGCCCTTATCTGTTTCGAGCTTAAGGAGGAATTCATTTTGGCTTTCGTCACCGATACTTTGAAGTTGAGAAAGGGCAACTTTCTTTTCATTCATAAGATCACGAAGCTCAGAAAGAGCAACTTTCTCTTTGAACTTCACTTGAACCTCTACCCCACCGCGGAAATCTACGCCGTAGTTAATTCCTTTAGTGAAGTACATAACAACTGTACCAATAATTAATAAGAGAGAGCAAAAGGCAGCGGCCTTAAACATCCCTACGTAATCGACATATTTTTTTGGAGTACTCATTTGATTAATCCTTCAATTAAATGCTTAGTTTTT
Encoded here:
- a CDS encoding helix-turn-helix transcriptional regulator, translating into MANVSYELVMAELKKALRRQNTSYAELARQMDLPESTLKKWFNADDGSFNRINMICQAMGLSVFGVIKNAEEQNVQTFTFHEAQQQHFLKDKKSFVVYWLLVYERKSVDEVMQKLEMDKDDINKILLRLDRLGLVQFGAEDSLRVPKMRPIRWKFEGTFMTELLRDWVTKLFKDNLMNKKGSALMLQFFQLTPQSEDEFRREVAQLEEKYARRTILELNNPTQKLKQIRYISALAEGSFVDE
- a CDS encoding cytochrome P450 gives rise to the protein MANKNRRSAFTKALSFVDLSKIPGPRGIDYFHYVQFFQRDILGAFTKVNRDYGDIGSFPWPMNSIIIYSPEFARRVLVENHKSYIKGEQIEELRAVVGNGLATNNDYESWLRIRTIIAKEFNAKAIQSFNKNFERLCLEHISGWSGKSEMDVCEEMKFLTFKIACDTLLGVSLSKEDAHKVNEAVHFTSLVTYERIFQFFPVPYWVPTKKNEAFHRHYKNLSTIVNKLILQEKGRQNSHPSSVLERLVHAVDPETKDRLSDDELHDEILTMLLAGHETSAHSLTWTIGLLAKHQEIQEKLHKLISENSLENIPYLQWIIMESMRLYPSFPVLSRKTAETDTLGPYTIPKNTNVVIPIYVIQRNQENFADALTFNPERFASAETQKSFAYLPFSKGPRKCIAEAFAMSEMAIILYQLIKHFSFELIHTDLPQEVASVSLKPVGGMNVRAIKRK
- a CDS encoding fatty acid desaturase — protein: MTSSQTYLKIKKDPMYLLRVYLIEMVVFALLISILYFVRDLNSVNLSLGLAVLPVALVFGCMVASFIHNASHGNVSNKFINRAVGEFCGTWVLYGFTNFILVHLLHHQYSDDELDPVNPKGMSFLKFLSAPMRYMIVVAKKYLFIQHGQTKNYIFIMNTQTVVFHLNLVLKLTFWYLLFGKTLFLFFYVPAFLSNVAILAHINYVCHRDLEDGTVEMVNLNHNLYYKVANYITFGGYFHKSHHMRLNVFNPMKLAQETLPTHKAAAYNGNFIARYFDLHNIWGEGQKNKV
- a CDS encoding NADAR family protein — its product is MKALLILVLLVPFITLAETYPREWWVEVPRSEAASWEILPQDAKSGEVILSKRTELGIFSNFGATPFILDGKRFASVEGLWQSIKYPDPAISNDSRFQIKQWAFTRAEVENMIGTDAKNAGNLANKIYSQFNLKFVNWGEHFFDYVDHAEGSAYHYDLIKRALRAKLDQTPGLWNLLLKTGCLTLKPDHKAGANEPASYRYYEIYMELRSERQTDCH
- a CDS encoding HU family DNA-binding protein, with the translated sequence MTKADLIAVIEKQANLPHHQAEKIVNICFDSMIQALFDDERIEIRGFGSFANRNYKAYEGRNPKTGKVVKVSPKKVPFFKVGKELKEMVDEGKDKYVIREA
- the secF gene encoding protein translocase subunit SecF — encoded protein: MSTPKKYVDYVGMFKAAAFCSLLLIIGTVVMYFTKGINYGVDFRGGVEVQVKFKEKVALSELRDLMNEKKVALSQLQSIGDESQNEFLLKLETDKGDLNAVSTQVSTVLNEKYGENSYEILKNDIVGPKAGAELRTSAFKALAWAILAIMIYLALRFDYKFAPGAIAALIHDVTIIIGAFILTQKEFSLQIVAALLAIIGYSVNDTVVIYDRVREIEVSHPGLSTAETVNRALNETMSRTIITSMTVLGVSLVMLFLGGSVIHDFFFAMTIGVILGVYSTIFIAIPMTVIYEKLVAKKAA
- a CDS encoding ATP-binding protein — encoded protein: MKWWKNLSVSKKLFGVIGFMGLMIAVVVIMLVFALKTMSAVRAFVAGESDWSKGQKDSLSALQNYLITKDVKFYRIYLERIDVPLGDQRARLEMEKRHMNPKIAADGLIRGKVHPDDIPEVIKFYRRFHQEQHLVQAVKAWRKGDVYIDEMESLGKEIYNKYRQSGEYSPKEFNVILERISDLNDNFTAVETEFSKKIGAASRWLENVILWLLVTSVILIQGSVVLLTFSFSSSLTRALKQFNFVTTEVGKGNFSEYVEVNSKDELGQLANSINEMIVNLRYQIHERIHAEESETKMKRLANSMPQIVFVLDANGECQFYNARWWTFIGMTPQDPKTVKFTDYIHPDDKPLVMHNCREALSEHRTYTGEYRLRDRKGNYRWYLERCVPLLDIDGKVVQWFGTATDIHDLKFAREELQKAVNIRDEFLSVASHELKTPLTSLKLQFQLRKRYIDKGEIARFTPEKIHSMTMDDEMQLNHLVRLVDDMLDVSRLRTGKFNLQPSKFNMTLMLNEVLNRFTPQIQETGSEVSLDAPSELVGNWDRFRLEQVFTNLLTNAMKYGNNKPISVRLIEEDNRVKLMVTDQGRGIAPKDVERIFEQFERAIAYHEVSGLGLGLYITRQIVIAHNGSINVSSEIGKGTTFTVVLPMV